A part of Vigna radiata var. radiata cultivar VC1973A chromosome 11, Vradiata_ver6, whole genome shotgun sequence genomic DNA contains:
- the LOC106778054 gene encoding extra-large guanine nucleotide-binding protein 1 isoform X2: MASLLRKLRPSSVPVAAVKTEDSISSSYEYSIAMLYNGPPLCYSIPEIPAFKIDQIPVATIAPLSHDDFSVPVIQPLSKSLNKRKQNPCSADSAVPPNLDSRATGSAPLLSGTDGDDMYESLETLKVPCARDGAILNTTLDTTESGPASGSGSGSTSLFASSDGICSLGEEEQATSPKHVKRVSAVTFCDPESNYMMESDSDEFGDSQVESVPVMERAVRPGKKGSCYKCLKGNRFTPKEVCIVCSAKYCRSCVVRAMGSMPQGRKCVTCIGYRIDERKRRKLGKSSRMMKQLLSEFIVAEVMDNEKSCEENQIPPELVFVNSQPLDREQLLLLLNCRNPPKHLKPGSYWYDKASGFWGKEGQPPSEVISPQLVVGGRLDKYASNGDTNVIINDRLITKKELWVLQLAGVPCEGTPNFWVNADGSYREEGQRNDRGCIWEKRRARLACAILSLPVPSKSVTLSCEGEMPNKDSLPRKILHKFLLVGSVNSGACTIFKQAKLLYNVPFSENELEDIKLVIQSNLFTYLGILLEGRANFETEFLLENRRERPVAESTSSENISSDDVETTPYSIGPRLKAFSDWLLKYMVSGNLDAIFPAAIREYGPLVEGVWKDKAIQATYDRRNELEMLPRSANYFLDRAVEISKTDYKPSDMDILYAEGISLPKSLTSMEFSFPKLSSEDSLHADYQHDSSLRYQLIRLHPKSLGPKCKWLEMFVDTDVVIFSVALSDYDEYITDSEGVSTNKMMVAKTLFENIIAHPSFHNKKFLLVLTKFDLLEEKIEDVPLSKCEWFSDFKPFISPNMKKGCSNGNNPLLAQSAFQYIAVKFKRLFHSLTHRILFVSLVNGLEPDTVDEALRNGREVMEWEKWDPSIVTDPKSEITSTSIEDPSYT; the protein is encoded by the exons ATGGCTTCCCTTCTCAGAAAATTAAGGCCTTCTTCTGTGCCTGTTGCTGCCGTGAAAACTGAAGACAGCATAAGCAGCAGCTATGAGTACTCCATTGCCATGCTGTATAATGGCCCTCCTCTCTGTTACTCCATTCCTGAAATTCCTGCTTTCAAAATTGACCAAATTCCAGTTGCAACCATTGCTCCTCTCTCTCATGATGACTTCTCTGTCCCGGTAATCCAACCTCTTAGTAAAAGCCTTAACAAGAGGAAGCAGAATCCGTGTTCAGCAGATTCTGCTGTCCCTCCAAACTTGGATTCTCGTGCAACTGGTTCAGCCCCGCTTCTGTCTGGTACTGATGGTGACGACATGTACGAGAGTTTGGAGACTTTGAAAGTGCCCTGTGCTAGAGATGGCGCCATTCTTAACACAACTTTGGACACCACAGAATCAGGTCCAGCTTCAGGTTCAGGTTCAGGTTCAACCTCTCTTTTTGCTTCCTCTGATGGGATTTGTTCTTTGGGAGAAGAAGAGCAAGCAACAAGTCCCAAGCATGTGAAGCGTGTTTCTGCCGTGACCTTCTGTGATCCTGAGTCAAACTACATGATGGAGAGCGATAGTGATGAGTTTGGTGATTCTCAGGTTGAGAGTGTTCCTGTGATGGAACGTGCAGTGAGACCTGGGAAGAAGGGTTCTTGCTATAAGTGCCTCAAGGGGAACCGATTCACACCGAAGGAGGTTTGCATTGTTTGTAGTGCAAAGTATTGTCGCAGCTGTGTGGTGAGGGCCATGGGGTCCATGCCACAGGGAAGAAAATGTGTGACTTGCATTGGATACAGAATTGATGAAAGAAAGAGGAGGAAACTGGGGAAATCTTCGCGGATGATGAAGCAGTTGCTGTCTGAGTTTATTGTGGCTGAAGTCATGGATAATGAAAAGTCTTGTGAAGAAAATCAAATACCACCCGAGCTTGTTTTTGTCAACTCGCAACCTCTGGACCGGGAACAGCTTTTGTTGCTTCTAAACTGTCGAAATCCCCCAAAACATCTTAAACCAGGATCCTATTGGTATGATAAAGCATCTGGATTTTGGGGAAAG GAAGGTCAACCACCCAGTGAGGTTATCAGCCCCCAGCTGGTTGTTGGAGGTCGCTTGGACAAGTATGCAAGCAATGGAGACACAAATGTGATTATAAATGATCGCCTGATTACAAAAAAAGAGTTATGGGTACTGCAG TTGGCTGGAGTGCCGTGTGAGGGAACACCAAACTTTTGGGTGAACGCTGATGGATCATACAGGGAAGAGGGACAGAGGAATGATAGGGGGTGTATATGGGAAAAG CGCAGAGCAAGGTTGGCATGTGCAATTCTGTCTTTGCCAGTTCCTTCTAAGTCTGTAACTCTTTCTTGTGAAGGTGAAATGCCAAACAAGGACAGTCTTCCTAGGAAAATACTTCACAAATTTCTACTTGTTGGTTCTGTCAATTCTGGTGCATGCACTATATTTAAACAG GCCAAGCTTCTGTATAATGTGCCTTTCTCTGAAAATGAGCTCGAAGATATCAAGTTGGTGATCCAAAGTAACCTGTTTACCTATCTTGGTATACTGCTGGAGGGGCGTGCAAATTTTGAAACAGAGTTTTTGTTGGAGAATAGGAGAGAAAGGCCTGTGGCTGAATCCACTTCATCAG AGAATATCAGCAGTGATGATGTTGAAACAACACCCTATTCCATTGGCCCACGACTGAAAGCTTTCTCGGATTGGCTACTTAAATACATGGTGTCAGGTAACCTTGATGCAATATTTCCTGCTGCTATACGTGAATATGGACCACTTGTGGAAGGTGTGTGGAAGGACAAAGCCATTCAAGCAACGTATGACAGGCGAAATGAACTAGAAATGCTACCTAGAAGTGCAAACTATTTTCTGGACCGG GCTGTTGAAATTTCCAAGACAGACTATAAGCCATCTGATATGGACATCTTGTACGCTGAGGGCATATCGTTACCCAAAAGCCTTACTTCAATGGAATTTTCTTTCCCTAAATTAAGCAGTGAGGACTCTTTGCATGCTGATTATCAACATGACTCTTCTCTCAG ATACCAACTGATCAGATTACATCCTAAAAGCCTTGGACCAAAGTGCAAGTGGTTGGAGATGTTTGTAGATACGGATGTTGTAATATTCTCAGTTGCTTTATCTGACTATGATGAGTACATTACAGACAGTGAAGGGGTTTCTACAAACAAAATGATGGTAGCTAAGACACTCTTTGAAAACATCATTGCACATCCATCCtttcataacaaaaaatttCTCCTAGTACTGACCAAATTTGATCTACTTGAGGAAAAGATTGAAGACGTTCCTCTATCGAAATGTGAATGGTTTAGTGATTTCAAACCATTTATCAGTCCCAATATGAAGAAAGGTTGTAGCAATGGCAATAACCCTTTGTTAGCTCAATCTGCTTTTCAATACATTGCTGTCAAGTTCAAGAGATTGTTCCATTCTCTCACTCACCGAATTCTCTTTGTTTCACTGGTTAATGGGTTGGAACCTGATACTGTTGATGAAGCTCTCAGAAATGGAAGGGAGGTCATGGAGTGGGAAAAATGGGACCCCTCCATTGTAACAGATCCAAAGTCAGAGATTACATCAACAAGCATTGAGGACCCAAGTTACACATAG
- the LOC106778054 gene encoding extra-large guanine nucleotide-binding protein 1 isoform X1, whose amino-acid sequence MASLLRKLRPSSVPVAAVKTEDSISSSYEYSIAMLYNGPPLCYSIPEIPAFKIDQIPVATIAPLSHDDFSVPVIQPLSKSLNKRKQNPCSADSAVPPNLDSRATGSAPLLSGTDGDDMYESLETLKVPCARDGAILNTTLDTTESGPASGSGSGSTSLFASSDGICSLGEEEQATSPKHVKRVSAVTFCDPESNYMMESDSDEFGDSQVESVPVMERAVRPGKKGSCYKCLKGNRFTPKEVCIVCSAKYCRSCVVRAMGSMPQGRKCVTCIGYRIDERKRRKLGKSSRMMKQLLSEFIVAEVMDNEKSCEENQIPPELVFVNSQPLDREQLLLLLNCRNPPKHLKPGSYWYDKASGFWGKEGQPPSEVISPQLVVGGRLDKYASNGDTNVIINDRLITKKELWVLQLAGVPCEGTPNFWVNADGSYREEGQRNDRGCIWEKRRARLACAILSLPVPSKSVTLSCEGEMPNKDSLPRKILHKFLLVGSVNSGACTIFKQAKLLYNVPFSENELEDIKLVIQSNLFTYLGILLEGRANFETEFLLENRRERPVAESTSSAENISSDDVETTPYSIGPRLKAFSDWLLKYMVSGNLDAIFPAAIREYGPLVEGVWKDKAIQATYDRRNELEMLPRSANYFLDRAVEISKTDYKPSDMDILYAEGISLPKSLTSMEFSFPKLSSEDSLHADYQHDSSLRYQLIRLHPKSLGPKCKWLEMFVDTDVVIFSVALSDYDEYITDSEGVSTNKMMVAKTLFENIIAHPSFHNKKFLLVLTKFDLLEEKIEDVPLSKCEWFSDFKPFISPNMKKGCSNGNNPLLAQSAFQYIAVKFKRLFHSLTHRILFVSLVNGLEPDTVDEALRNGREVMEWEKWDPSIVTDPKSEITSTSIEDPSYT is encoded by the exons ATGGCTTCCCTTCTCAGAAAATTAAGGCCTTCTTCTGTGCCTGTTGCTGCCGTGAAAACTGAAGACAGCATAAGCAGCAGCTATGAGTACTCCATTGCCATGCTGTATAATGGCCCTCCTCTCTGTTACTCCATTCCTGAAATTCCTGCTTTCAAAATTGACCAAATTCCAGTTGCAACCATTGCTCCTCTCTCTCATGATGACTTCTCTGTCCCGGTAATCCAACCTCTTAGTAAAAGCCTTAACAAGAGGAAGCAGAATCCGTGTTCAGCAGATTCTGCTGTCCCTCCAAACTTGGATTCTCGTGCAACTGGTTCAGCCCCGCTTCTGTCTGGTACTGATGGTGACGACATGTACGAGAGTTTGGAGACTTTGAAAGTGCCCTGTGCTAGAGATGGCGCCATTCTTAACACAACTTTGGACACCACAGAATCAGGTCCAGCTTCAGGTTCAGGTTCAGGTTCAACCTCTCTTTTTGCTTCCTCTGATGGGATTTGTTCTTTGGGAGAAGAAGAGCAAGCAACAAGTCCCAAGCATGTGAAGCGTGTTTCTGCCGTGACCTTCTGTGATCCTGAGTCAAACTACATGATGGAGAGCGATAGTGATGAGTTTGGTGATTCTCAGGTTGAGAGTGTTCCTGTGATGGAACGTGCAGTGAGACCTGGGAAGAAGGGTTCTTGCTATAAGTGCCTCAAGGGGAACCGATTCACACCGAAGGAGGTTTGCATTGTTTGTAGTGCAAAGTATTGTCGCAGCTGTGTGGTGAGGGCCATGGGGTCCATGCCACAGGGAAGAAAATGTGTGACTTGCATTGGATACAGAATTGATGAAAGAAAGAGGAGGAAACTGGGGAAATCTTCGCGGATGATGAAGCAGTTGCTGTCTGAGTTTATTGTGGCTGAAGTCATGGATAATGAAAAGTCTTGTGAAGAAAATCAAATACCACCCGAGCTTGTTTTTGTCAACTCGCAACCTCTGGACCGGGAACAGCTTTTGTTGCTTCTAAACTGTCGAAATCCCCCAAAACATCTTAAACCAGGATCCTATTGGTATGATAAAGCATCTGGATTTTGGGGAAAG GAAGGTCAACCACCCAGTGAGGTTATCAGCCCCCAGCTGGTTGTTGGAGGTCGCTTGGACAAGTATGCAAGCAATGGAGACACAAATGTGATTATAAATGATCGCCTGATTACAAAAAAAGAGTTATGGGTACTGCAG TTGGCTGGAGTGCCGTGTGAGGGAACACCAAACTTTTGGGTGAACGCTGATGGATCATACAGGGAAGAGGGACAGAGGAATGATAGGGGGTGTATATGGGAAAAG CGCAGAGCAAGGTTGGCATGTGCAATTCTGTCTTTGCCAGTTCCTTCTAAGTCTGTAACTCTTTCTTGTGAAGGTGAAATGCCAAACAAGGACAGTCTTCCTAGGAAAATACTTCACAAATTTCTACTTGTTGGTTCTGTCAATTCTGGTGCATGCACTATATTTAAACAG GCCAAGCTTCTGTATAATGTGCCTTTCTCTGAAAATGAGCTCGAAGATATCAAGTTGGTGATCCAAAGTAACCTGTTTACCTATCTTGGTATACTGCTGGAGGGGCGTGCAAATTTTGAAACAGAGTTTTTGTTGGAGAATAGGAGAGAAAGGCCTGTGGCTGAATCCACTTCATCAG CAGAGAATATCAGCAGTGATGATGTTGAAACAACACCCTATTCCATTGGCCCACGACTGAAAGCTTTCTCGGATTGGCTACTTAAATACATGGTGTCAGGTAACCTTGATGCAATATTTCCTGCTGCTATACGTGAATATGGACCACTTGTGGAAGGTGTGTGGAAGGACAAAGCCATTCAAGCAACGTATGACAGGCGAAATGAACTAGAAATGCTACCTAGAAGTGCAAACTATTTTCTGGACCGG GCTGTTGAAATTTCCAAGACAGACTATAAGCCATCTGATATGGACATCTTGTACGCTGAGGGCATATCGTTACCCAAAAGCCTTACTTCAATGGAATTTTCTTTCCCTAAATTAAGCAGTGAGGACTCTTTGCATGCTGATTATCAACATGACTCTTCTCTCAG ATACCAACTGATCAGATTACATCCTAAAAGCCTTGGACCAAAGTGCAAGTGGTTGGAGATGTTTGTAGATACGGATGTTGTAATATTCTCAGTTGCTTTATCTGACTATGATGAGTACATTACAGACAGTGAAGGGGTTTCTACAAACAAAATGATGGTAGCTAAGACACTCTTTGAAAACATCATTGCACATCCATCCtttcataacaaaaaatttCTCCTAGTACTGACCAAATTTGATCTACTTGAGGAAAAGATTGAAGACGTTCCTCTATCGAAATGTGAATGGTTTAGTGATTTCAAACCATTTATCAGTCCCAATATGAAGAAAGGTTGTAGCAATGGCAATAACCCTTTGTTAGCTCAATCTGCTTTTCAATACATTGCTGTCAAGTTCAAGAGATTGTTCCATTCTCTCACTCACCGAATTCTCTTTGTTTCACTGGTTAATGGGTTGGAACCTGATACTGTTGATGAAGCTCTCAGAAATGGAAGGGAGGTCATGGAGTGGGAAAAATGGGACCCCTCCATTGTAACAGATCCAAAGTCAGAGATTACATCAACAAGCATTGAGGACCCAAGTTACACATAG